CGCCGCCTGCAACCGCGCCGCGCCTTCGGTGATCGCGCGCGCCTGCGCTGCGGCGCCGATCGTGCGGCCTCGCCCTGCCAGCCCGCTCAACATGCGCGTGTCCGCCGCGTCAGCGCGATGCGGCGGAACGGCCGCCACAGCGCCGTCACCGCCACCGGCGGCGCCGCCGCCGCATCGCGCACGGTGAACAGATGCGCCGCGAGCAGCACGACACCCTGCCGGATCGGCGCGGGCAGCGCCTCCCAGCCGGTCGCCAGCCCGGCGGTGAAGGTCACGCCCACCCGCATCGCGCCGCCCGAATCGATCACCCGCACCCAGCCGTCGCCGGCGGGATCGATGTCGATCACATAGGCCTCGCTCGCCAGCGCCGTGCCGCCGATCGCCTCGACCGCACCGATCGCCCGAACCGGCGTTGCCGCCAGTTGCTGCCACGCGCGGCTCGCCGGCAGCACGTCGCGCAAGCTCCGCGCGATCAGCACCTGCCCGATAAACGCTTCGCCCAGCCCCAGCGCGGTCTCGGCCAGTGCCACCACCAGCGCATCCTCGTCATCGTTGACCAGCCGCAGCATCGCCTTCACCTCGGCCAGCGCCGCCGCGCGATCCTCCCCGCCGAGCACCACCGCGCCCGGCCCCTCGCTCCCGATCGTCATGAACATCTCCACCTTAAAGCGGGCGCAGCCGTCGGACGGCACCGCGATGCGGTGCCGCCGCCCGGCCGCGCCGAGTCCGGGATTTGCTTGCGCAAACCCCGGCTCAGCTTGCGGCGAACTTCATCAGCTTGATCGCCTCGGAATTGCTCACGCAGCCACCGATCCGCTTGGTCGCGTAGAAGGTGACGAACGGCTTGTTCGAATAGGGATCGCGCAGGATCGCGGTTTCGCTCCGCTCCGCGATCAGATAGCCGGCGCGGAAATCGCCGAACGCGATCGCCAGCGCGTTGGCGGCGATGTCGGGCATGTCCTCGGCCTCGATCACCGGATAGCCGAGCAACGTCGCCGGCTGCCCCGCCGCCAACCCGGGTGCCCAGAGGAACGCGCCGTCGGTGGTCTTGAACTTGCGGATCCGCGCCAGCGTCGCCGAGTTCATCACCCAGTTCGCATTCTGGCGATACGGCCCGCGCAGGCTCTGGACGAGGTCGATCAGCCGGTCCTGCGGGTTGGCGGCGAAATCGCCGGCCGCGCCGCTCGCCAGATATTGCAGCGTGCCGAACGCGCGCGCCGCGTCGTTGGCGGCCGCGACCGGTGCCTGCAGGAATCCCTTGGGCCGAGCAACGCCCGATCCGGTGACGAACGCCGCCCCTTCGGCGCGCGCGAACTCGGTGGCCACCTCCCCGGCGAGCCACCCTTCGACATCGAACAGCGCATCGTCGAGCATCGCCTGGCTCGCGCTCGGGTTGGCGTACAATTCCCCCATCGGCGGGGCGATCTCGGCATAGGTCGGCGTGGGCGTCCCCGGCCGCGCATCGGTCTCCGCTGCCCAGCCCGAGGGCGTGCCGCCGCTCGTCACCAGCTTGCGATACCCCGCCGAGCCGACCTTGACGACATTGGCGATCGCCCGGATCGGCGAGATCGAGGTGAGCGTCGCGTCGATCACCGCATCGATCTCCTTGGGGATCGCATAGCCGCCGCTGTCGCCGGTCACGCCGGTGAACGATTTCATCTCGACGCTGCTGCCGCTGCGCAGGAACCCCGAGAACGCCGCCGCGCGACCACCGTCGCGCGCGCCGCTCAGCAACGGCCGCACCACCGCGCCGCCCATCTCCACGCCCGAGAAGCTCGTCTCAAGCGAATCCGCTTTCACTTCGATCATGTCATTCTCCCATGCGAAAACACCCCCGCGCAGGCACCGCCGGCGGGCAAAAACCTCGAAAATCTCGAAAGCCGTCAGGCTATCGCATGCACCCGTGCGAGCGGCTGCATCGGCTGCGCGACCAGGCTCACCTCGACCAGATCGACCGCGGTCAGTTCGCGATACCGCCCCCGCGCCGCCGCTTTCACCCGGTAGCCGAACGACAACCCGGAAACCGCGCCCGACCGCACCAGCCCGGCGAGCCGCGCATCGTCGATCCGCCCGATCACGCGCAGCCCCCGCATATCCTCGCCCGCCTGCTCGATCACGCCGACCGGCGCGCCATTATGCTGCCACAGCAACGGCACCGGCCCGACCGGCCCGAACGCGCCCGCGCGCACCACGTCGCCACCGCGATCGGCGCGGTCGAACACGGCGGCATAGCCAGCGAAGCGCAGCCCGGCCGCCCCATCCGTTCCCCCGCGAAAGCGGGGGTCCAGAGCCACCGACGCGGCGCTGCCTGGCTCTGGACTCCCGCTTGCGCGGGAGAACGGCGCGGTCACTTCACCCAATCCCAGAACCCGAACCGCGCCGCGAGGCCGGCGAGCAACACCGCGCCGCCGATCCGTGCCACCCAGCCGATCACCGCTTTCCACGCCGAGCGCTTGGCGTCGCGCCACGCGCCGAGCAATTCGCGCAACTCGGCCATGTCCTTGGCCGCGCCCGAATCATCCAGCCCGAGCCGCATCAGCGCCCGGCTCGCGCCAAGCTCGCCGGCTTCTTCCGCGATCGCACGCAAGGTCGCCAGATCGGCACCCTCGGCCTGCCCCTGCGCCATCAACTGCGCCAGCACCGCACTCACACTCATGCCACACCTCCCGCGTGATCCGCGTTCAAGCCCAACATCGCCCGCTTTTCCGCGTCGCTGAGGAACCCGGCCGCATTCACCTGCGCCCACAGCCGCTCGCGATCCTCGGCGAGTGCCGTGACCTTATCGACGTCGACGCGCAGCCACGGCGCCTCGAACCAGCCGGCCAGCCCCTGCGCGAGTCCGGCGAAGATCGTGTCGGCCAGCGGCAGGATCGCCAGCCGCCACAGAGCGCGGCTCGCCTCGCGGTAATTCGCATAGGTCGCGTCACCCGGCAGCCCGAGCAGCATCGGCGGCACCCCGAAGCCGCATGCGATCTCGCGCGCCGCCGCCGCCTTCAGCCCGACGAAATCCATGTCGGCCGGGGTCATGCTGAGCGCCTGCCATTTGAGGCCGCCCTCCAGCAGCATCGGCCGCCCGGCATTGCCCGCGCCGGCGAACCCAGCTTCCATTTCGGTACGGAGCCGCTCGAACTGTTCGCGCGACAGCACCGATCCGTCGCCCGGATCATGCACCAGCGCGCCCGACGGCCGGGCGGCATTGTCGAGCAGCGCCTTGTTCCAGCGTGCCGCCGCATTGTGCAGCGCGATCGCGCCCGCCGCCGCGCCCAGACACCCCAGCCCATAATGGTCGTCGAGCGGATGGAAGCTGCGCAGATGCACCAGCTCGGGCCGCGCGCCGTCCGCAATCAGCCGCGTCACCCGCTCGCCGACGCGGTAGCGATACGCGACCGGCCAGCCGCCCGCATCCGCCTCCACGCTCACCCGCTCGGGCCTGAGCGCGAACAGCTCGACGACCTGCCCCGCCGGGTCGGTCATGATCTGGACATAGGCGTTGCCGTGCAGCAGCAGGTGCGCCGCGACCGTCTCGGTCAGCGCCTGCCCGCCCGAACGCGCGCTCACCAGCGCGAGCAGATCGGACGAAGACGCCGTCACCGGCGCGCCCGCCAGCCCCTGCGCGACCAGCCGCACCGCGCGCTGCGCGACGGCGTTGCGGCAATAGCCCTGCCGCACCTGCGCCGCATAATCATCGGCCCATTCGCCCGACGATCTCCCCGCCGACCACAGGCCATAGCGCGCCAGCACCGGACGCACGTCGCGCCCGGCTGATTTCCAGCCGAAGAGTTTCATGTGATGTCCTTGTTCAAGCCGGCGCGAAACTGTCGCGCCCGCGCCAACCGCACATGCTTTGGCCCCCGTTATGGGAGCAGATCGAAGATCAGCCCGGCTTCTTGCCGAACCAGATCACGTGCCGCGCGCCCTTGCCGCTGGCACGCGCGCGGATCGTCACCTCGTCCACCGCGAACCCGGCCTCGCCGAGCCGCCGGGCGAATTTCACGTCGGGCGCGGCCGACCAGATCGCCAGCACCCCGCCGGGCCGAAGCGCGCCCCGCGCCGCCTCCAGCCCGCGCGCCGAGTACAGCCGGTCGTTGCCGCGCCGCGTGAGACCATCGGGACCGTTATCGACATCGAGCAGGATCGCGTCATACGCGCCCCGCCCGCCGGCGATCACCGCGCCGACATCCTCGGTGAGGATCTCCACACGGCGGTCGTCGAGGCTGTCGCCGGTCAGCGCCGCCATCGGCCCGCGCGCCCAGTCGATCACCTGCGGCACCAGTTCCGCCACAGACACGCTCGCCTGCGGCCCGAGCCGCGCCAGCGCCGCGCGCAACGTGAAGCCCATGCCATAGCCGCCGATCAGGAAATGCGGCGCCGCGCCCGTCACCCGATCGCACGCCAGCGTCGCCAGCGCCTCCTCGGAACCGCTCATCCGGCTGCTCATCAATTCCTCGACACCGAGCATGATGAAGAAGTCGGTGCCACGCTGCACCAGCCGCATTTCGCCGCCGCCCGGCACCTGTGCGCTATCGATCAATATTCTCGGAACCATCCGTCCTCCTAGCGCCCTAAAAGCCAATCGCCCAGCCCGTCGCCCCGGCCTCCGCCGGGGCGACGCTAGAGTCCCCGCACCGCAGCCATCCCCACCCGTCCCGGCAGCAGCACCGCCAGCGCCCACACCAGGGCATCCGCCCGGTCGGGCGAGCGGCCCGGCCCCTGATAGCGCCCGCCCGCGACCAGACCGCACATCTCGTCCTCCAGCCCCGGAAACGCGCCGACATGATGCACCCGCCCCCGCCCATATTCGACCGACACCGGCTCCGCGCGCGCCGCCTTGCCGCGCGTCGCGCTGACGGTGGCAATCGGCAGGCCGGGATCGACTCGTTCGAGCACCGATCGCACCATCTGCCCGCCCTGATTGACCTCGGCCACCACGCGGTCGGCGGCGTGCCGCCCGGCGCACGCCACCACCGCGCGCGCCCATCCCTCGGGGCTTTCCCCGACGACGCTGGCATCCTCGATCACATACGCATGACCATCCTCGCCCAGCCCCGCCGCGACGATGCCGCACGCGTCGCCCTCGCCGCTCGCGCTTCCCGCCGGCGGATCGACCCCCACCACCACGCGCACCAGCGCCGGCGCACGCGCCACCCGGCACGCCTCGATGCCGCCGCGAGTCCACAACGCCCCCGGCAGATCCTCGATCAGCTCGCCGTCGATCTCCTGCCGGCCGAGCCGCGTGCCGCCATAGCCTTGCTCGATCGCGGCGATGAAGCCCTCGCCGAGATGGTGGTTGTCGTGAGTCCGCCCGCGCGACTCTTCGAGTCCCTTGATCGCCATGATCCGCCGCAGCAGCGGCACCGCGCGCGGCGTCGTCGTCACCATCACCTGCTGTTCCGCGCCGAGCCGCAGCCCGAGCATCAGATTGTCCCATGCCGCGTCCGCGCGCCGCCATTTGGCGATTTCGTCGCACCAGGCGGCGTGATGCTGCGGCCCGCGCAGTTTTTCGGGCGCCTCGGCCGAATAGGTGAAGGCGCGCGCGCCCGACATGAACACCAGTTCGCCCGAACTGCGATGCCAGTCGATCCGCTCGCCCGGCATCGCCACCGACAATATGCCACTGTCACCCTCCACCATCACCCGTGTCACATCCTCGATCGTCGCGCCGACCAGAGCGATCCGCGCACCCGGCAGATCGCGCGCGATCTGGCTGACCCATTCCGCCCCCGCGCGCGTCTTGCCGAAACCGCGCCCGGCACGGACCAGCCACACCCGCCAATCGCCTTCCGGGCGATACTGCCCTTGGTGCGCGCACAACGCCCACGTCCGCACCAGCGTACGTTTGACGGGAGCGTCGAGACTTTCGATCATCTTCACCTGTTTGTCCGGCGGCAACGACGCGAGCATCGCCAACACTTCGACCATTCTTGTTTCGGTCATGCCTTCGCCGGCAGCCGTTTGCCGAGCGCCGCGAGCTTGCCCAACAGCGCCTGTTCGACCTCCGCCATCGAAGCCATGCGCGGCATCGCCTCGCGCGGCGCGTTCGGTCGGGCCCGCCGGGTCTCATGACGCGCAAGCATCTTGAGCGCCAAAGCCTGGTCGAACGTCCCGACCTCGCGCGCGTTCACGTCGATCGCGCGTGCCAGCAACTCGTCCTCAAGCCGCGCATACGCCGAGTCCAGCGCCTCTTCCCACCCGTCCGCGAAGGCCGGATCATGCCGACGCAACGCATAGGCCGAAGCGGGAGTCCGCCCCGCCGCCTCGGCCGATCGCGCCACATCGCCGCTCAGCGCGAGCGTATCGAGAAAGATCGTCCGTGCCGCTGCCGTCCAGCCGGCGCTCGCCATATCGGTCATCGCCGCCTCCTGTCCCCGCGCCCCGCCGGTCGCGATTTGCCACCATAACGACTCCCTTAAACCGGGCGTCATGCTGTAGGACAGAAGTTTTTAACCGATATGGTACAATTCGTCAGAGACTCTCGACACGCGTCAACGATCCTCGCGGTTGCCCCAGCGCCACCGCAGCCCGGTCTTGTTGGCCGCCACCACGCCGAACGCGGCGATCAGCGCGACGTACGCGACGATGCGCGGCACACCGACCGGCATCAACCGCGTCGTCGCCACCAAAGCGGCGAGGAAGCCCAGCATCACCGCCCAGCCCTGCCACGTCACCGGCGTCGCGCCGAAGCCGAACCATTTGGGCACGAACCAATAGCCTTCGCGCGCGCGGAAATGCGCCTTCACCTCGTCAAGCATCGTCATCCTCCGATTTGGGCGGCCGGCCGCGTTTGGCCGGTGTCGGCGCGTCCAGCTTCACGCCCCGCCGCGTCAGCGCTTCGCGCAGCAGGCATTCGAACTCGGCGTTGACGCTCCGCAGGTCCGCCGCCGCCGCGCGCTCGACCGCCGCGTACAGCGCGGGGTCGAGGCGCAATGGAAACGCCTTCCGCGGAGGGTTAGCCACCGCCCCGTGCCTTACTGATAAAGTGTGCCGGTGTTGACGACCGGCTGGGTGTCGCGCTCCCCGCACAGCACCACCATCAGGTTGGAGACCATCGCCGCGCGCCGCTCGTCGTCGAGTTCGACGACGCCCTTCGCGCTCAGCAGGTCGAGCGCCATCTCGACCATGCCGACCGCACCCTCGACCAGGGTCTTGCGCGCCGCGACCACCGCCTGCGCCTGCTGCCGCCGCAGCATCGCCCCGGCGATCTCGGGCGCATAGGCGAGGTGCGTGAAGCCGCATTCGTCGACCGTGATCCCCGCGACCTTCAGCCGCGCGAGCAGTTCGGTGCGGAGTTCGTCGGCGACCTGCTCGTGGTTGCCGCGCAGCGTGATCTCCTGATGCTCGTAATCGTCATACGGATAGCGCGCGCCGATCGTCCGCACCGCCGCCTCGATCTGGACGACCACGAACGCCTTGTAATCGTCGATGTCGAACAGCGCCTGCGCGGTGTCGGTGACGCGCCACACCACCTGCGCGGCGATCTCGATCGGGTTGCCGCGCAGATCGTTCACCTTGAGCCGCTCGGAAATCATGTTGTTGGATCGCAGCGAGATCGTGCGCTGCGCATACCACGGCCACTTCCAGCGTAAGCCGGTCGTGCGGTCGGTACCCTTGTAGCTGCCGAACAGCAGCAGCGCCGCCGCCCGGTTGGGCTGGAGCATGTAGAAGCCGCAGGCGACGAACAGCACGACGACGGCCGCCGCCGCGATCAAAGCGCCGCCCAGCGCGGGCGCGTCCTGCATTTGCGACGCGCCGTAGATCCCGACGATCAGCGCGACGAGCATCACCAACAGCATGACGTAACCGCTCGACGTCGCCGCCGCGCGCTCGCTCGACAGCGTCAGCGCGGTGTTCCTCGATCCCGACTCGGACATCATTTCCTCCTGCTAAAGTGATATCATATTTATATCGGCTAAACTGCGACCGCAAGCCTCCTCGCTTCCTGTTCCCCCGCGAAAGCGGGGGTCCAGGGCCAAGCAGCGCAGCGCTCGCGGCTCTGGACTCCCGCTTGCGCGGGAGAACCGGGTTCGCACGGCAACAAAAAAGGCGCGGGGATCGCTCCCCGCGCCTTTCCTCACTCCCGGAAAGATCGATCAGTTCAGGACGATCGTCACCGCACGACGGTTCTGCGCCCAGGCCGCTTCGTCCGAGCCGAGCGCGATCGGGCGTTCCTTGCCGTAGCTGATCGTCGAGATCCGCGACGGGTTCACGCCGCGCGAGGCGAGATAGTTCTTCGCCGAATTGGCGCGCCGGTCGCCGAGCGCGAGGTTGTATTCGCGGGTGCCGCGCTCGTCGCAATGCCCTTCCAGGCTGATCGGCACGTTCGGATATTTGGTAAGCCACGCCGCCTGGCTGTCGAGCGTCGCGCGCGCTTCGCCGTTGATGTCGTATTTGTCGAGATCGAAGTGGATCGTGTTGCTCGTCACCGAGCGCTCGAAATCGGCGCGCGAACCCGGAACTACGGAAGAATCACCCCCGGACACAGGGCCGCTGGCGCCCGGCGGCGGCGGAATCTCGGCCGGCGGCTTCTTGGCGCAGCCAGCCATCGCGATGATTGAGGCGGCGATGAGGAACGTCGTGGTCAATCTTGCCATGTGGCTTCTCCTTCTGTCAGTCGGATATCGTCACTCAGAACATCCCGGCATCGTACCCCGGCCGCCGAGAGTCAATGTCGAGTCAGGGGCGTAACGGTCCCCACGCCGGATCGGATCCGTCGAGCGGCGTGGTGAGGCGACGTTCGTTGACGCCGGTCAGATCGACCGACCACAGATCGGCCGTGCCGCCGCCGCCGCGCCCGGAACGGAAGAACATCAGCACGCGGCCGTTGGGCGACCAGGTCGGGCCTTCATCCTGCCAATCGTCGGTGAGCAGATGCTCTTCGCCGCCCGCCGGGCTCATCACGCCGATGCGGAAATTGCCCGCCATCCGCGTGAACGCGATCAGATTGCCGCGCGGGCTCCACACCGGCGTCGCGTAGCGCCCGCCACCGAAGCTGATCCGGCGCGGGTTCGATCCGTCCGCGTTCATCACGTAAAGCTGCTGCGATCCCGAACGGTCGCTCTCGAACACGATCCGGCTGCCGTCGGGCGAGTAGCTGCCGCCAGTGTCGATGCCGGGCGTGTCGGTCAGCCTTTGCGCCTGTCCGCCGCTGAGCGGCACGCGATAGATGTTGGTGCTGCCCGCGACCGCCTTGGAGAACAGCACCCATTTGCCATCGGGCGAGACGCGCGGCGCGAAGCTGAGGTTGGCCGCCGGCACCAACAGCCGCTGGGTCGCGCGGGCGATATCGTAGACGTAGATCGCCGGCTTGTCGCCGACGTAGCTCATATACACGATCGCGCGCTGGTCGGGCGTGAAGCGCGGCGTCAGCACGATCGACTGGCCGTTGGTGAGGAAGCGGTGGTTGGCGCCGTCCTGGTCCATGATCGCCAGCCGCTTGATTCGCCGCCCCTTCGGGCC
This genomic stretch from Sphingomonas panacis harbors:
- a CDS encoding DUF6127 family protein, producing the protein MSVSAVLAQLMAQGQAEGADLATLRAIAEEAGELGASRALMRLGLDDSGAAKDMAELRELLGAWRDAKRSAWKAVIGWVARIGGAVLLAGLAARFGFWDWVK
- a CDS encoding HK97 family phage prohead protease: MALDPRFRGGTDGAAGLRFAGYAAVFDRADRGGDVVRAGAFGPVGPVPLLWQHNGAPVGVIEQAGEDMRGLRVIGRIDDARLAGLVRSGAVSGLSFGYRVKAAARGRYRELTAVDLVEVSLVAQPMQPLARVHAIA
- a CDS encoding head-tail connector protein: MTIGSEGPGAVVLGGEDRAAALAEVKAMLRLVNDDEDALVVALAETALGLGEAFIGQVLIARSLRDVLPASRAWQQLAATPVRAIGAVEAIGGTALASEAYVIDIDPAGDGWVRVIDSGGAMRVGVTFTAGLATGWEALPAPIRQGVVLLAAHLFTVRDAAAAPPVAVTALWRPFRRIALTRRTRAC
- a CDS encoding spermidine synthase — encoded protein: MVPRILIDSAQVPGGGEMRLVQRGTDFFIMLGVEELMSSRMSGSEEALATLACDRVTGAAPHFLIGGYGMGFTLRAALARLGPQASVSVAELVPQVIDWARGPMAALTGDSLDDRRVEILTEDVGAVIAGGRGAYDAILLDVDNGPDGLTRRGNDRLYSARGLEAARGALRPGGVLAIWSAAPDVKFARRLGEAGFAVDEVTIRARASGKGARHVIWFGKKPG
- a CDS encoding DNA-packaging protein; the encoded protein is MTETRMVEVLAMLASLPPDKQVKMIESLDAPVKRTLVRTWALCAHQGQYRPEGDWRVWLVRAGRGFGKTRAGAEWVSQIARDLPGARIALVGATIEDVTRVMVEGDSGILSVAMPGERIDWHRSSGELVFMSGARAFTYSAEAPEKLRGPQHHAAWCDEIAKWRRADAAWDNLMLGLRLGAEQQVMVTTTPRAVPLLRRIMAIKGLEESRGRTHDNHHLGEGFIAAIEQGYGGTRLGRQEIDGELIEDLPGALWTRGGIEACRVARAPALVRVVVGVDPPAGSASGEGDACGIVAAGLGEDGHAYVIEDASVVGESPEGWARAVVACAGRHAADRVVAEVNQGGQMVRSVLERVDPGLPIATVSATRGKAARAEPVSVEYGRGRVHHVGAFPGLEDEMCGLVAGGRYQGPGRSPDRADALVWALAVLLPGRVGMAAVRGL
- the tolB gene encoding Tol-Pal system beta propeller repeat protein TolB; its protein translation is MRARSIDILRGVLALGVAVAVPAGAQIAPAAPSAPLQQPGQQPGQPTGQPTDGPAAGQAPPPLEVSVTGGIAAPLGIAIPVMPTAQAVDTAAGRTDVLGQQLSQIVTNDLKSSGLFKPVGANALKSVPYPEVTAPTFDYWGGAGASALVQGFVRANGDGTLTVGCYLYDVFARTELARAGFVVSPGEWRRAGHKCADTIYAKLTGEGPYFDSRVVYVAESGPKGRRIKRLAIMDQDGANHRFLTNGQSIVLTPRFTPDQRAIVYMSYVGDKPAIYVYDIARATQRLLVPAANLSFAPRVSPDGKWVLFSKAVAGSTNIYRVPLSGGQAQRLTDTPGIDTGGSYSPDGSRIVFESDRSGSQQLYVMNADGSNPRRISFGGGRYATPVWSPRGNLIAFTRMAGNFRIGVMSPAGGEEHLLTDDWQDEGPTWSPNGRVLMFFRSGRGGGGTADLWSVDLTGVNERRLTTPLDGSDPAWGPLRP
- a CDS encoding phage major capsid protein, producing the protein MIEVKADSLETSFSGVEMGGAVVRPLLSGARDGGRAAAFSGFLRSGSSVEMKSFTGVTGDSGGYAIPKEIDAVIDATLTSISPIRAIANVVKVGSAGYRKLVTSGGTPSGWAAETDARPGTPTPTYAEIAPPMGELYANPSASQAMLDDALFDVEGWLAGEVATEFARAEGAAFVTGSGVARPKGFLQAPVAAANDAARAFGTLQYLASGAAGDFAANPQDRLIDLVQSLRGPYRQNANWVMNSATLARIRKFKTTDGAFLWAPGLAAGQPATLLGYPVIEAEDMPDIAANALAIAFGDFRAGYLIAERSETAILRDPYSNKPFVTFYATKRIGGCVSNSEAIKLMKFAAS
- the pal gene encoding peptidoglycan-associated lipoprotein Pal, which produces MARLTTTFLIAASIIAMAGCAKKPPAEIPPPPGASGPVSGGDSSVVPGSRADFERSVTSNTIHFDLDKYDINGEARATLDSQAAWLTKYPNVPISLEGHCDERGTREYNLALGDRRANSAKNYLASRGVNPSRISTISYGKERPIALGSDEAAWAQNRRAVTIVLN
- a CDS encoding SPFH domain-containing protein, with amino-acid sequence MSESGSRNTALTLSSERAAATSSGYVMLLVMLVALIVGIYGASQMQDAPALGGALIAAAAVVVLFVACGFYMLQPNRAAALLLFGSYKGTDRTTGLRWKWPWYAQRTISLRSNNMISERLKVNDLRGNPIEIAAQVVWRVTDTAQALFDIDDYKAFVVVQIEAAVRTIGARYPYDDYEHQEITLRGNHEQVADELRTELLARLKVAGITVDECGFTHLAYAPEIAGAMLRRQQAQAVVAARKTLVEGAVGMVEMALDLLSAKGVVELDDERRAAMVSNLMVVLCGERDTQPVVNTGTLYQ
- a CDS encoding phage portal protein, producing MKLFGWKSAGRDVRPVLARYGLWSAGRSSGEWADDYAAQVRQGYCRNAVAQRAVRLVAQGLAGAPVTASSSDLLALVSARSGGQALTETVAAHLLLHGNAYVQIMTDPAGQVVELFALRPERVSVEADAGGWPVAYRYRVGERVTRLIADGARPELVHLRSFHPLDDHYGLGCLGAAAGAIALHNAAARWNKALLDNAARPSGALVHDPGDGSVLSREQFERLRTEMEAGFAGAGNAGRPMLLEGGLKWQALSMTPADMDFVGLKAAAAREIACGFGVPPMLLGLPGDATYANYREASRALWRLAILPLADTIFAGLAQGLAGWFEAPWLRVDVDKVTALAEDRERLWAQVNAAGFLSDAEKRAMLGLNADHAGGVA